From bacterium, one genomic window encodes:
- the rsmH gene encoding 16S rRNA (cytosine(1402)-N(4))-methyltransferase RsmH, whose protein sequence is MEHETENNNYRYASGSMLHVSGHIPVLLKETITVLDPKPGEFFIDGTVGNGGHSVAILEKIEPKGTLLGTDLDETTLQKVKEKITVNSKSILVQSNYADLPEILKREDLPKADGLLLDLGFSSEQLTTGRGFSFSGPEEPLLMTYDPYAVPVKNLLKRLNEPELAEIIKNLGEEHCAKRIAHAIKQNRFPIETNKQLAEAVAGVLPKNYERGRIHPATRTFLALRVYANQELANLEKLLNSLNEILKIGGRVAIISFNSLEDRIVKNYFREKAKEGKMEILTKKPITPSLEEIKQNSRSRSAKLRAAKLL, encoded by the coding sequence ATGGAACATGAAACAGAAAATAATAATTACCGTTATGCTTCAGGCTCCATGCTTCATGTTTCAGGACATATCCCCGTTCTTTTAAAAGAAACAATAACTGTCTTAGATCCAAAACCGGGAGAATTTTTTATTGATGGCACGGTTGGCAACGGCGGACACAGTGTCGCAATTCTGGAAAAAATTGAGCCAAAGGGAACATTATTGGGCACGGATTTAGATGAAACGACTTTACAGAAAGTGAAAGAAAAAATTACGGTAAATTCAAAATCAATTTTAGTCCAGAGTAATTATGCCGATTTGCCGGAAATTTTGAAAAGAGAAGATCTGCCTAAAGCCGATGGCTTGCTGTTAGACCTGGGTTTTTCTTCCGAGCAATTGACGACTGGCCGGGGTTTCAGTTTTTCCGGGCCCGAAGAGCCGCTGTTAATGACTTACGATCCTTATGCCGTTCCGGTAAAAAATTTGCTCAAAAGATTAAACGAGCCCGAATTGGCGGAAATCATAAAAAATTTAGGAGAAGAACATTGCGCCAAAAGAATAGCTCATGCCATAAAACAGAATCGCTTTCCGATTGAAACCAATAAACAATTAGCCGAAGCAGTCGCAGGGGTTCTGCCTAAAAATTACGAAAGGGGAAGAATTCACCCGGCCACGCGAACTTTTCTGGCTTTAAGAGTTTACGCCAATCAGGAACTGGCCAATTTGGAAAAGCTTTTAAATTCTTTAAACGAGATATTAAAAATCGGGGGACGGGTAGCTATTATTTCTTTTAACTCTTTGGAAGACCGGATAGTCAAAAATTATTTTCGGGAAAAGGCCAAAGAGGGGAAAATGGAAATTTTAACAAAAAAACCGATTACTCCGAGCCTGGAAGAAATAAAACAAAATTCGCGGTCTCGTTCAGCCAAACTGCGAGCCGCAAAATTACTGTAA
- a CDS encoding septum formation initiator family protein, producing MTIIQPAKNKNKLSLILLLIVIFFMAGFYIYEYNHMVGLKYQVQSLEKSLADYQNQNSNLKSQYYQLIDPTRLEELAKENGLIMDQRPQYLGANF from the coding sequence ATGACAATAATCCAGCCGGCTAAAAACAAAAATAAATTGAGTCTGATATTACTTTTAATCGTTATTTTTTTTATGGCCGGGTTTTATATTTACGAATACAATCATATGGTTGGGCTTAAATATCAAGTTCAATCTTTGGAAAAATCATTGGCTGATTATCAAAACCAAAATTCAAACCTTAAAAGTCAATATTATCAGTTGATTGATCCGACTCGTCTGGAGGAATTGGCCAAAGAAAATGGCTTAATTATGGACCAGCGGCCGCAATATTTAGGGGCCAATTTTTAG